From one Microlunatus sp. Gsoil 973 genomic stretch:
- the sufC gene encoding Fe-S cluster assembly ATPase SufC, which produces MSTLDIRDLHVSVNTEDGAKEILKGVDLTIDSGQIHAIMGPNGSGKSTLAYSIAGHPKYAITQGEVLLDGENIVGLTADQRARAGLFLAMQYPVEVPGVSVSNFLRSAKTAIDGEAPKLRTWAKEVRDAMDRVRMDPEFASRSVNEGFSGGEKKRHEIVQLELLNPKFAILDETDSGLDVDALRIVSEGVNRYTAQGDRGVLLITHYTRILRYIKPDYVHVFVAGKVADQGGPELAERLEAEGYDSYVQAAKAAQV; this is translated from the coding sequence ATGTCTACTCTCGATATCCGCGACCTGCACGTCTCGGTCAACACCGAGGACGGCGCCAAGGAGATCCTCAAGGGCGTCGATCTGACCATCGACTCCGGCCAGATCCACGCGATCATGGGCCCGAACGGATCCGGTAAGTCCACATTGGCGTACTCGATCGCCGGCCACCCGAAGTACGCGATCACCCAGGGTGAGGTGTTGCTGGACGGCGAGAACATCGTCGGCCTGACTGCGGATCAGCGCGCCCGGGCCGGTCTCTTCCTCGCCATGCAGTATCCGGTCGAGGTCCCCGGCGTCTCGGTGTCGAACTTCCTGCGCTCTGCCAAGACCGCGATCGACGGTGAGGCACCCAAGCTGCGGACCTGGGCCAAGGAGGTCCGGGACGCGATGGACCGGGTCCGGATGGATCCCGAATTCGCCTCCCGCTCGGTCAACGAGGGCTTCTCCGGCGGAGAGAAGAAGCGTCATGAGATCGTCCAGCTCGAGCTGCTGAACCCCAAGTTCGCCATTCTCGACGAGACCGACTCCGGCCTGGACGTCGACGCACTCCGGATCGTCTCCGAGGGCGTCAACCGCTACACCGCCCAGGGCGATCGCGGCGTGCTGTTGATCACCCACTACACGCGGATCCTTCGGTACATCAAGCCCGACTACGTGCATGTCTTCGTCGCGGGCAAGGTCGCCGACCAGGGCGGTCCGGAACTGGCCGAACGGCTCGAGGCCGAGGGCTACGACAGCTACGTGCAGGCAGCGAAGGCGGCGCAGGTCTGA
- a CDS encoding SufS family cysteine desulfurase — protein sequence MPFDVDAIRGDFPILDRTVGKYPLAYLDSANSSQKPQVVVETIDDHYLNHNANVARAMHLLGAEATEAYENSRARIARFIGAAGEQEIVFTKNASEALNLCAYTLGSQLKPGDEVVVSVMEHHSNIVPWQLACQRTGATLRWFDVTPDGRLDLAKAAEQNLINSSTKVVSLAWVSNVLGTLNPIKQIADQAHAVGATMIVDGSQGVPQLPTRVQELGADLVAFTGHKMVGPTGIGVLWGRYDLLAELPPFLGGGEMIEVVRMTGSSYAAPPHRFEAGTPPIAQAVGLAAAADYLDTIGMEAIADHEQEITGYALRALTEIDGLTVLGPTDLDGRGRPVDRGGAISFTLEGKYGQIHPHDIAQLLDSRGVAVRGGHHCARPLHEAYGIQSSTRASFYLYTTTAEIDQLVDALHYTRAFFDK from the coding sequence ATCCCGTTCGACGTCGATGCGATCCGCGGAGACTTCCCGATCCTCGACCGGACGGTCGGGAAGTATCCGTTGGCCTACCTGGATTCGGCGAACAGCTCGCAGAAGCCCCAGGTCGTGGTCGAGACGATCGATGATCACTACCTCAACCACAACGCCAACGTCGCACGGGCGATGCATCTGCTCGGCGCCGAGGCGACCGAGGCCTACGAGAACTCCCGGGCCAGGATCGCTCGATTCATCGGCGCCGCCGGCGAGCAGGAGATCGTCTTCACCAAGAACGCCTCGGAGGCGCTCAACCTGTGCGCCTACACGCTGGGCTCGCAGCTGAAGCCCGGTGACGAGGTGGTCGTCTCGGTGATGGAGCACCACTCCAACATCGTCCCCTGGCAGCTGGCCTGCCAACGGACCGGCGCAACCCTGCGCTGGTTCGACGTCACGCCGGACGGTCGGCTGGATCTGGCCAAGGCCGCCGAGCAGAACCTGATCAACTCCTCCACCAAGGTCGTCTCGCTGGCCTGGGTGTCCAACGTGCTCGGCACGCTGAACCCGATCAAGCAGATCGCCGACCAGGCCCACGCCGTCGGCGCGACGATGATCGTTGACGGCTCGCAGGGCGTACCGCAGCTGCCTACCCGCGTCCAGGAACTTGGTGCGGATCTGGTCGCCTTCACCGGGCACAAGATGGTCGGCCCGACCGGCATCGGCGTGCTCTGGGGCCGTTACGACCTGCTCGCCGAACTGCCTCCCTTCCTCGGCGGCGGCGAGATGATCGAGGTCGTCCGGATGACCGGATCCAGCTACGCCGCTCCGCCGCACCGGTTCGAGGCGGGCACGCCGCCGATCGCGCAGGCCGTCGGGCTGGCCGCTGCGGCCGACTACCTGGACACGATCGGCATGGAGGCCATCGCCGATCACGAGCAGGAGATCACCGGGTACGCCCTCCGGGCCCTGACCGAGATCGACGGATTGACGGTGCTGGGCCCGACCGATCTCGATGGTCGCGGCCGGCCGGTGGACCGTGGCGGTGCCATCTCCTTCACCCTGGAAGGAAAGTACGGCCAGATCCATCCGCACGACATCGCCCAGCTGCTGGATTCCCGGGGCGTCGCGGTCCGCGGAGGGCACCACTGCGCCCGCCCGCTGCACGAGGCGTACGGCATCCAGTCCAGCACCCGTGCGTCGTTCTACCTCTACACGACCACCGCCGAAATAGACCAGCTGGTGGACGCGTTGCACTACACCAGGGCCTTTTTCGACAAGTGA
- the sufU gene encoding Fe-S cluster assembly sulfur transfer protein SufU: MDVEEMYQEIILDHYRAKHFSGLRDPHEAEVHHVNPSCGDEVTLRVHLTDGKVGDVSYDGQGCSISQASTSVMAGLVRDKSITETLQLHDEFLAMMQSQGGADAGALESDLEDGIAFLGVAKFPARVKCALLGWSAFKDAVIRAQAGQIQTEEKVIS; this comes from the coding sequence ATGGACGTTGAGGAGATGTACCAGGAGATCATCCTGGACCATTACCGTGCCAAGCACTTCAGCGGTCTGCGGGACCCGCACGAGGCGGAGGTTCACCATGTGAACCCCTCCTGCGGGGACGAGGTGACCCTGCGGGTGCACCTGACCGACGGGAAAGTCGGCGATGTCTCCTACGACGGCCAGGGCTGCTCGATCTCCCAGGCGTCGACCTCGGTGATGGCCGGCCTGGTCCGCGACAAGTCGATCACCGAGACCTTGCAGTTGCACGATGAGTTCCTGGCGATGATGCAGAGCCAGGGGGGTGCCGACGCCGGCGCGCTCGAATCCGATCTCGAGGACGGCATCGCGTTCCTGGGCGTGGCGAAGTTCCCGGCCCGGGTGAAATGTGCCCTGCTGGGATGGTCGGCGTTCAAGGACGCCGTGATCCGGGCACAGGCCGGACAGATCCAGACCGAAGAGAAGGTGATCTCATGA
- a CDS encoding metal-sulfur cluster assembly factor, whose translation MTEQTRPSDLVRDNLPDDLSTTGQAGTAAVTVEDVTEAMKDVVDPELGVNVVDLGLIYGVHVEDDNAVTIDMTLTTAACPLTDVLEDQTASALEGLVEKATINWVWMPPWGLERITEDGREQLRALGFNV comes from the coding sequence ATGACCGAACAGACCCGACCCTCGGACCTGGTTCGCGACAACCTGCCCGATGATCTGTCGACGACGGGACAGGCCGGCACCGCCGCCGTCACCGTCGAGGATGTGACCGAGGCGATGAAGGACGTCGTCGACCCCGAACTCGGGGTCAACGTCGTCGATCTCGGACTGATCTACGGCGTACACGTCGAGGACGACAACGCGGTCACCATCGACATGACGCTGACCACCGCGGCCTGCCCGCTGACCGACGTCCTGGAGGACCAGACGGCCTCGGCGCTGGAGGGTTTGGTGGAGAAGGCGACGATCAACTGGGTGTGGATGCCGCCGTGGGGGCTGGAGCGGATCACCGAGGACGGTCGCGAACAGCTGCGGGCCCTCGGCTTCAACGTCTGA
- a CDS encoding ABC-F family ATP-binding cassette domain-containing protein, with the protein MLVVRDVEVRVAARLLLEKASFQVAPGDKIGLVGRNGAGKTTLTRILAGEGQPAAGTITHTGSVGYLPQDPRTGDPDILAKDRILSARGLDTVLARLHKTELEMASADDDVREKAMERYARIDAELSAAGGYAAEAEAARISSNLGLPDRVLNQPLRTLSGGQRRRIELARILFSGAETMLLDEPTNHLDADSIAWLRSYLINYPGGLMVISHDTDLLEQTVNKVFHLDANRAVLDVYAMNWKRYLQQRATDEERRRRERKNAERKADRLFAQAEKMGHKATKAVAAKNMARRAQRMLDGLEAERVQDRVAKIKLPQPAPSGRTPLTASGLSKAYGSLEVFAGVDLAIDRGSRVVILGLNGAGKTTLLRILAGLADPDTGQVHPGHGLKLGYYAQEHETLDIDRTVLENMKTAAPDLNETDVRKVLGSFLFTGDDVDKPARVLSGGEKTRLALATLVVSSANVLLLDEPTNNLDPASREEILGAIRSYVGAIVLVTHDEGAVEALEPDRVLVLPDGTEDLWTPDYAELITLA; encoded by the coding sequence GTGTTGGTCGTACGGGATGTCGAGGTGCGGGTCGCTGCCCGGCTGTTGCTGGAGAAGGCGTCGTTCCAGGTCGCACCCGGCGACAAGATCGGACTCGTCGGGCGCAACGGCGCCGGTAAGACCACGCTGACCAGGATCTTGGCCGGCGAGGGTCAGCCCGCTGCCGGAACCATCACCCACACCGGCAGCGTCGGCTATCTGCCGCAGGATCCGCGGACCGGCGACCCCGACATCCTGGCCAAAGATCGAATCCTCTCCGCCCGCGGGCTGGACACGGTGCTGGCCCGGCTGCACAAGACCGAACTGGAGATGGCCTCAGCCGACGACGACGTGCGGGAGAAGGCGATGGAACGATATGCCCGCATCGACGCTGAACTGAGCGCCGCGGGCGGCTACGCGGCCGAGGCCGAAGCCGCCAGGATCTCCAGCAACCTTGGACTGCCGGACCGTGTTCTCAACCAGCCGCTGCGGACGCTGTCCGGCGGGCAGCGGCGGCGGATCGAACTGGCCAGGATCCTGTTCTCCGGTGCGGAGACGATGCTGCTCGACGAGCCGACCAACCACCTGGACGCCGACTCGATCGCCTGGCTGCGCTCCTACCTGATCAACTATCCCGGCGGCCTGATGGTGATCAGCCATGACACCGACCTGCTGGAGCAGACGGTGAACAAGGTGTTCCACCTCGACGCAAATCGGGCCGTCCTCGACGTGTACGCGATGAACTGGAAGCGCTATCTGCAACAGCGGGCCACCGACGAGGAGCGCCGCCGTCGGGAGCGCAAGAACGCCGAACGCAAGGCTGACCGGCTGTTCGCCCAGGCCGAGAAGATGGGTCACAAGGCCACGAAAGCGGTTGCCGCGAAGAACATGGCGCGCCGCGCGCAGCGCATGCTCGACGGCCTCGAGGCCGAACGAGTCCAAGATCGCGTGGCCAAGATCAAGCTGCCCCAACCGGCACCGAGCGGTCGGACACCGCTGACCGCGTCGGGTCTGAGCAAGGCCTACGGGTCGCTCGAGGTGTTCGCCGGCGTCGATCTGGCAATCGACCGCGGCAGTCGAGTGGTGATCTTGGGCCTGAACGGCGCGGGCAAGACGACCCTGTTGCGGATCCTGGCGGGACTGGCCGACCCGGACACCGGCCAGGTGCATCCGGGCCACGGACTCAAGCTGGGCTACTACGCCCAGGAGCACGAAACTCTCGACATCGACCGCACGGTGCTGGAGAACATGAAGACTGCGGCACCGGACCTCAACGAGACCGATGTCCGCAAGGTGCTCGGCTCGTTCCTGTTCACCGGGGACGACGTCGACAAGCCGGCCCGCGTACTGTCCGGTGGGGAGAAGACCCGCCTGGCATTGGCCACCCTGGTGGTCTCCAGCGCCAATGTCCTGCTGCTCGACGAGCCCACCAACAATCTCGATCCCGCTTCCAGAGAAGAGATCCTCGGCGCGATCCGGTCCTACGTCGGAGCCATCGTCCTGGTCACCCACGACGAGGGAGCGGTGGAGGCGCTGGAACCCGACCGGGTGCTCGTCCTGCCGGACGGCACCGAGGATCTGTGGACCCCCGACTACGCCGAGTTGATCACCCTGGCGTGA
- a CDS encoding helix-turn-helix domain-containing protein — translation MAKASLAKGSRITGAERDKLATQYKRDYAGGKSIRAIADDSGRSYGFVHGVLAEAGVDLRGRGGATRGAAKKAPAAKKTAAKKAPAAKKTTAKKAPAAKKTAAKKAPAAKKTAAKKAPAAKKTAAKKAPAAKKTTAKKAPAAKKTAAKKAPAAKKTTAKKAPAAKKTTAKKATAAKKTTRKR, via the coding sequence GTGGCCAAGGCATCACTAGCTAAGGGTTCTCGGATCACGGGTGCCGAACGCGACAAGTTGGCGACCCAGTACAAGAGGGATTACGCGGGAGGCAAGAGCATCCGCGCGATCGCCGACGACTCCGGACGGTCCTACGGCTTCGTACACGGTGTGCTGGCCGAGGCGGGCGTCGACCTGCGCGGTCGCGGCGGCGCAACCCGGGGCGCCGCGAAGAAGGCTCCGGCGGCCAAGAAGACCGCCGCGAAGAAGGCTCCGGCGGCCAAGAAGACGACCGCGAAGAAGGCTCCGGCGGCCAAGAAGACCGCCGCGAAGAAGGCTCCGGCGGCCAAGAAGACCGCCGCGAAGAAGGCTCCGGCGGCCAAGAAGACCGCCGCGAAGAAGGCTCCGGCGGCCAAGAAGACGACCGCGAAGAAGGCTCCGGCGGCCAAGAAGACCGCCGCGAAGAAGGCCCCGGCGGCCAAGAAGACGACCGCGAAGAAGGCTCCGGCAGCCAAGAAGACCACCGCGAAGAAGGCTACCGCGGCCAAGAAGACCACCCGGAAGCGCTGA
- a CDS encoding ABC transporter ATP-binding protein: MSMRGAGFSMMRMSRHDREVLDHRLSKGLLRRVIGFGREYRWQVLGLLIMVVVDAGLGVIPPLLFKSIIDRGVLAGDAAVVVRLALLVAVLAVVDAGLSVVQRWLSSRIGEGLIFDLRTQVYDHVLRMPIAFFSRTQTGKLVSRLNSDVIGAQQAFTSTMITVVSSSITLITTLIAMLLLSWPLTLAALVLLPIFVIPARLMGRRLAGMTREQMQLNGELSEAMTERFSVSGALLVKLFGRQRDEHEVIASRAGAVRDVSVRIALNGRLFITALTLVAALATALVYGVGGVFAIQGSLTVGTLTALAGLLARLYGPITQLTNVRIDVMTALVSFERVFEVLDLPPMIDDRPDATQYGGPPSVEFDHVGFSYPRAEEVSLASLEVIARTESRPDNPVLYDVDFVARPGQTVALVGPSGAGKTTITHLVARLYDPTSGAVRVGGTDVRELRQDSLHRAIGYVTQDAHLFHDTIRNNLRYARPEADDAALMAALYAAQVGDLVATLPDGLDTVVGERGYRLSGGERQRLAIARLLLKAPPIVVLDEATAHLDSESEVAVQRALDQAMQGRTSLVIAHRLSTVRNADQILVVDHGRIVESGTHDQLLAVGGLYAELYRTQFSEAADGTSTVRPTG; the protein is encoded by the coding sequence ATGAGCATGCGCGGTGCGGGCTTCAGCATGATGCGAATGTCCCGACATGATCGTGAAGTCCTGGATCATCGGCTGTCCAAGGGGCTTCTCCGCCGGGTCATCGGATTCGGCCGCGAATACCGCTGGCAGGTGCTCGGCCTGCTGATCATGGTTGTCGTCGACGCCGGTCTCGGCGTCATCCCGCCCCTGTTGTTCAAGTCCATCATCGACCGCGGCGTACTCGCCGGGGACGCCGCCGTCGTGGTCCGCCTCGCCCTCCTCGTCGCCGTTCTCGCCGTCGTCGACGCGGGACTCTCGGTGGTGCAGCGGTGGCTCTCGTCACGGATCGGTGAAGGCCTGATCTTCGACCTGCGCACCCAGGTGTACGACCACGTACTGCGGATGCCGATCGCCTTCTTCTCCCGGACCCAGACCGGCAAACTGGTGTCCCGGCTGAACTCCGATGTGATCGGCGCCCAGCAGGCCTTCACCTCGACGATGATCACCGTGGTGTCCAGCTCGATCACCCTGATCACCACCTTGATCGCCATGCTGCTGCTCAGCTGGCCGCTCACGCTTGCCGCGCTGGTGCTGCTGCCGATCTTCGTCATCCCGGCCCGGCTGATGGGCCGCCGGCTCGCCGGGATGACGCGGGAACAGATGCAGCTGAACGGCGAACTGTCCGAGGCGATGACGGAGCGTTTCAGCGTCAGCGGGGCGCTGCTGGTCAAGCTGTTCGGCAGGCAGCGGGACGAGCACGAGGTGATCGCTTCCCGCGCCGGCGCGGTGCGCGACGTCTCGGTACGAATCGCACTGAACGGTCGGCTCTTCATCACCGCCCTGACCCTGGTCGCCGCGCTGGCGACTGCGCTGGTCTACGGCGTCGGAGGGGTGTTCGCGATCCAGGGCTCGTTGACGGTCGGCACGCTGACTGCGCTCGCCGGACTGCTCGCCCGGCTGTACGGACCGATCACCCAGCTGACCAACGTCAGGATCGACGTGATGACGGCGCTGGTCAGCTTCGAGCGGGTCTTCGAGGTGCTGGATCTGCCGCCGATGATCGACGACCGCCCGGACGCGACGCAGTACGGCGGGCCGCCTTCGGTCGAATTCGATCACGTCGGCTTCAGCTATCCGCGGGCGGAGGAGGTGTCACTGGCCAGCCTCGAGGTGATCGCAAGGACCGAGTCCCGGCCGGACAACCCCGTCCTGTACGACGTGGACTTCGTCGCCCGGCCGGGCCAGACCGTCGCTCTGGTCGGCCCGTCCGGCGCCGGCAAGACGACGATCACCCACCTCGTCGCCCGGCTCTACGATCCGACGTCGGGCGCGGTCCGGGTCGGTGGCACCGACGTCCGCGAACTGCGTCAGGATTCGCTGCACCGGGCAATCGGCTACGTCACCCAGGACGCCCACCTGTTCCACGACACGATCCGGAACAACCTCCGCTACGCCCGGCCGGAAGCCGACGACGCCGCGTTGATGGCTGCGTTGTACGCGGCCCAGGTCGGCGATCTCGTGGCGACGCTGCCGGACGGCCTGGACACGGTCGTCGGGGAACGCGGCTATCGACTCTCCGGCGGTGAACGGCAGCGGCTGGCGATCGCCCGGCTGCTGCTGAAGGCGCCACCGATCGTCGTCCTGGACGAGGCGACGGCCCACCTGGACTCGGAGTCGGAGGTGGCCGTACAGAGAGCCCTTGACCAGGCCATGCAGGGCCGCACCAGCCTGGTGATCGCGCACCGGCTGTCGACCGTCCGCAACGCCGACCAGATCCTGGTCGTTGATCACGGCCGGATCGTTGAGTCCGGCACCCATGATCAGCTGCTGGCCGTCGGCGGCCTCTACGCCGAGTTGTATCGGACCCAGTTCAGCGAAGCCGCCGACGGAACGTCGACAGTCCGACCGACAGGGTGA
- a CDS encoding putative RNA methyltransferase, with translation MIDTISDLLRCPVCRLPFAVQQAAVRCESGHSFDVARQGYVNLLTRPPRGVNADTGEMIAARDRLLSAGHYAPLADRLARVASEVVPSAPAMLEAGAGTGYYLDRVINRLPAARGVGTDLSPYACRRIARIDRAGAVVADTWAGLPVRDQVLDLIMVVFAPRNPADFARMLRPGGRLLIAAANGDHLAEVRHRLGMIDVRPGKSETLRTSLQEWYQVEHSEEVRAQLLLDRSALTDLVLMGPTAHHRPDDLPARIAALPDPTAVTLSVGLSTFRRRLR, from the coding sequence ATGATCGACACGATCAGTGATCTGCTGCGCTGCCCGGTCTGTAGGCTGCCGTTCGCCGTTCAGCAGGCGGCCGTCCGGTGCGAGTCGGGCCACAGCTTCGATGTCGCCCGACAGGGCTATGTGAACCTGTTGACGAGGCCACCCCGGGGCGTCAACGCCGACACCGGAGAGATGATCGCGGCCCGCGACCGGCTGCTCTCCGCGGGGCACTACGCGCCATTGGCCGACCGGCTCGCGAGAGTCGCCTCGGAGGTCGTGCCGTCCGCGCCGGCGATGCTGGAGGCCGGCGCCGGAACCGGCTACTACCTGGACCGAGTGATCAACCGGCTGCCGGCTGCCCGCGGTGTGGGGACCGATCTCTCGCCGTACGCCTGCCGCCGGATCGCCCGGATCGATCGGGCCGGTGCGGTCGTTGCCGACACCTGGGCAGGGCTTCCGGTCCGCGACCAGGTGCTCGACCTGATCATGGTGGTCTTCGCTCCTCGGAACCCGGCCGACTTCGCCAGGATGCTGCGTCCTGGCGGCCGGTTGCTGATCGCGGCTGCCAACGGTGATCACCTGGCGGAGGTACGGCACCGGCTCGGCATGATCGACGTTCGGCCGGGCAAGTCCGAGACGCTGCGCACCTCCCTGCAGGAGTGGTACCAGGTCGAACACAGTGAGGAGGTCCGCGCGCAGTTGCTGTTGGACAGGTCCGCGCTGACCGATCTGGTGCTGATGGGCCCGACAGCGCACCATCGACCGGACGATCTGCCGGCCCGGATCGCGGCGCTCCCGGATCCGACAGCGGTCACCCTGTCGGTCGGACTGTCGACGTTCCGTCGGCGGCTTCGCTGA
- a CDS encoding SDR family oxidoreductase: protein MDLQLTDRVFIVTAASSGLGRACAAALVAEGAKVVLVARRSEMLAEVVTELGAESAVSLTADLADPQTAERAVRTALDGFGRLDGALISVGGPAAGPVVKLSDDQWRDAFESVFLSALRVVSSVIENSTAPDPAIAVVLSTSVKSPIGGLSASNGLRPGLAMLIKQLSDEHGPDGLRINGLLPGRIDTDRVKHLDSLSPDPAAARASGEQSIPLRRYGDPAEFGRVAAFLLSPAASYVTGSMIAVDGGALRTL, encoded by the coding sequence ATGGATCTGCAGCTCACTGACCGGGTCTTCATCGTCACCGCGGCCAGCAGCGGTCTGGGCCGCGCCTGCGCAGCGGCACTGGTCGCCGAGGGCGCCAAGGTCGTCCTGGTCGCCCGGCGCAGCGAGATGCTCGCCGAGGTGGTGACCGAGCTCGGCGCCGAGTCCGCCGTGTCCCTGACCGCCGATCTGGCCGACCCGCAGACCGCCGAACGCGCGGTCCGGACGGCCCTCGACGGTTTCGGTCGGTTGGACGGCGCGCTGATCAGCGTGGGCGGTCCGGCGGCAGGTCCGGTGGTCAAGCTCTCCGATGATCAGTGGCGCGACGCATTCGAGTCGGTGTTCCTCTCCGCGTTGCGGGTGGTCAGCTCGGTGATCGAGAACAGCACCGCGCCCGATCCCGCGATCGCCGTCGTGCTGTCCACCTCGGTGAAATCGCCGATCGGCGGCCTGTCCGCGTCCAACGGCCTGCGGCCCGGGCTGGCAATGTTGATCAAGCAACTCTCCGACGAGCACGGGCCGGACGGTCTGCGGATCAATGGGCTGCTGCCGGGCCGGATCGACACCGATCGGGTGAAGCACCTCGACTCTCTTTCGCCCGATCCGGCGGCTGCCCGGGCCAGCGGCGAACAGTCCATTCCGCTGCGTCGCTACGGTGACCCGGCCGAGTTCGGTCGGGTTGCTGCCTTCCTGCTCTCGCCTGCTGCCTCCTACGTCACCGGCAGCATGATCGCCGTCGACGGCGGGGCGTTGCGCACCCTCTGA
- a CDS encoding SURF1 family protein, protein MSQSEPHPEPKPEPKRPLWVRWLALTLFVAVLGVAFVNLGEWQLRRLHERRADNQVIRANEAAPVADFDQVFTHPIGDADEWRRVRVTGTFESGRQYIIRYRQNGDADGYEVVTPLRTDSGRTVLIDRGFVGLDGGQQIPNTAPAPPSGPVTIVGRVRQNETGRSGAIVPVDGHARSINSDKIAADLRTPVVNGYVDTLSMDPRDTITAQVIELPELSDGPHFWYAVQWFMFTGMGALGVVVFIRGDLRDRRERRERAWQDQPHGSAAH, encoded by the coding sequence GTGTCGCAGTCCGAGCCGCATCCCGAGCCGAAACCCGAACCCAAGCGCCCACTCTGGGTGCGTTGGCTGGCACTGACCCTGTTCGTTGCGGTCCTGGGTGTTGCGTTCGTCAACCTCGGTGAGTGGCAACTGCGCCGGCTGCACGAGCGCCGCGCCGACAACCAGGTGATCCGAGCCAACGAGGCTGCCCCGGTCGCCGACTTCGACCAGGTGTTCACCCACCCGATCGGCGACGCCGACGAATGGCGGCGGGTGCGGGTCACGGGCACCTTCGAATCCGGCCGGCAGTACATCATCCGCTACCGGCAGAACGGCGACGCCGACGGCTATGAGGTGGTCACCCCGCTGCGCACCGACAGCGGCAGGACCGTGTTGATCGACCGCGGCTTCGTCGGCCTGGACGGTGGTCAGCAGATCCCGAACACGGCGCCGGCGCCACCGTCCGGGCCGGTGACCATCGTCGGTCGGGTGCGGCAGAACGAGACCGGCCGGAGCGGGGCCATCGTTCCGGTCGACGGGCACGCGCGGTCGATCAACTCCGACAAGATCGCCGCCGATCTGCGCACGCCGGTGGTCAACGGCTACGTCGACACCCTGTCGATGGATCCGAGGGACACCATCACGGCGCAGGTCATCGAACTGCCCGAACTCAGTGACGGACCGCATTTCTGGTACGCGGTGCAGTGGTTCATGTTCACCGGCATGGGTGCGCTGGGGGTCGTGGTCTTCATCCGCGGTGATCTTCGTGACCGGCGCGAGCGCAGGGAACGAGCATGGCAGGATCAACCGCATGGATCTGCAGCTCACTGA
- a CDS encoding DUF6457 domain-containing protein, with translation MDLNSDLTAWLESLAEELELSDLDLDDDSVHTVLDLARDAAHHVDRPAAPLTTFLVGVAVGRGASLGSSAAKATALAVGEA, from the coding sequence ATGGATCTGAACTCGGATTTGACCGCCTGGCTTGAGTCGTTGGCCGAAGAGTTGGAGTTGTCCGATCTCGACCTGGACGACGATTCGGTGCACACGGTCCTCGACCTGGCCCGGGATGCCGCCCATCACGTCGACCGGCCGGCTGCGCCGTTGACCACCTTCCTGGTCGGTGTGGCGGTTGGCCGCGGTGCGTCCCTCGGGTCGTCCGCGGCGAAGGCCACCGCACTGGCCGTGGGCGAGGCGTAA
- the fdhD gene encoding formate dehydrogenase accessory sulfurtransferase FdhD, with product MARAARQHLVRRLTSDGWSPRSDRLAVEEPLEIRLGGESFAVTMRTPGHDIDLVNGWCFAEGIIQAAADITTARYCDGAGPDGLNTYNVIDVDLAAGVGVPDPGLRRNVLTTSACGICGTTSIDQVLGRAAKPLEPGPEIAAELIAEAPDLLRSRQQLFAGTGGVHAAGLLTTAGDLICVREDVGRHNAVDKVVGHALRSELLPLRDCLLVVSGRASFELTQKAVMAGIPALVAVSAPSSLAVDLADRAGLTLVGFARGDTLNVYTHPDRIVTG from the coding sequence ATGGCACGGGCGGCTCGTCAGCACCTGGTCCGCAGACTGACATCGGACGGCTGGTCGCCGCGCAGCGACCGGCTCGCTGTCGAGGAGCCGCTGGAGATCCGGCTCGGTGGCGAATCGTTCGCCGTGACGATGCGCACTCCCGGACACGACATCGACCTGGTGAACGGCTGGTGCTTCGCCGAGGGGATCATCCAGGCCGCCGCCGACATCACGACGGCGCGCTACTGCGACGGCGCGGGACCGGACGGCCTGAACACCTACAACGTGATCGACGTCGATCTCGCCGCCGGAGTGGGAGTACCCGACCCCGGTCTTCGGCGCAACGTGCTGACCACCAGCGCCTGCGGGATCTGTGGCACGACGTCGATCGACCAGGTACTTGGCCGCGCGGCCAAGCCGCTGGAGCCCGGTCCGGAGATCGCTGCCGAACTCATCGCGGAGGCGCCGGACCTGCTCCGCAGCCGGCAGCAGCTCTTCGCCGGGACCGGTGGCGTACATGCCGCGGGCCTGCTGACCACCGCCGGCGACCTGATCTGCGTACGCGAGGACGTCGGCCGGCACAACGCTGTCGACAAGGTCGTCGGCCACGCCCTGCGGTCGGAACTGCTGCCGCTCCGGGACTGCCTGCTCGTCGTCTCCGGCCGGGCCAGCTTCGAACTCACCCAGAAGGCGGTGATGGCCGGAATCCCTGCGTTGGTCGCTGTCTCCGCGCCCAGTTCGCTGGCCGTCGACCTCGCCGACCGGGCCGGTCTGACGCTGGTCGGTTTCGCCCGCGGCGACACCCTGAACGTCTACACCCACCCGGACCGGATCGTTACCGGTTGA